A part of Puniceicoccaceae bacterium genomic DNA contains:
- a CDS encoding ABC transporter permease encodes MKLLLNEIIESIRIALEQVNQHRMRSLLTALGVIIGIIAVTLMGTAIKGIDIGFRNSLDMLGTDTFYVEKWPWRDVGDEWMKYRNRPNLQASYAKDVNEIIQATPDSTLIIAVPTVWSRQRIEREDREISGIDTMGTNADYPFTDNATIEHGRFFTDAEAVAGRNVVVLGYDVAQALFPEGHEQAIGKTVKIRNIKYTVVGVYAKQGSFLGMQSFDRNVIMPLPSLRKFFVSRWWSSATIKVQKREEATIADARDEIIGAMRRVRGLEPGEENDFEVNQSDAIEEQLGPIKQGLALAGFFVTGLALFVGAIGIMNITFVSVKERTKEIGTRRAIGARRRSILMQFLTESSMICLLGGITGLGIAFILKSVVAQFAPDFPLVMSGELILLAVLISIGTGVVSGFAPALQAAFLDPAEALRHE; translated from the coding sequence ATGAAATTGCTGCTCAACGAGATCATTGAGAGTATCCGCATCGCACTGGAGCAGGTGAACCAGCACCGCATGCGTTCGCTGCTAACCGCGCTGGGGGTGATCATTGGGATCATCGCGGTCACTCTCATGGGAACTGCGATCAAAGGCATTGATATTGGATTTCGCAACAGTCTCGACATGTTGGGAACGGATACGTTTTACGTCGAAAAATGGCCATGGAGGGACGTGGGAGATGAATGGATGAAGTATCGCAACCGGCCCAATCTGCAGGCGTCCTATGCGAAGGATGTCAATGAGATCATCCAGGCCACTCCCGACTCCACCCTCATCATCGCGGTGCCAACGGTCTGGAGTCGACAGCGCATTGAGCGTGAGGATCGTGAGATCAGTGGGATCGACACGATGGGGACCAATGCAGATTATCCATTTACCGACAATGCGACGATTGAACACGGCAGGTTTTTCACCGATGCCGAAGCGGTTGCAGGGCGCAACGTAGTTGTGTTGGGATATGATGTGGCCCAAGCACTTTTCCCGGAAGGACATGAACAGGCCATCGGCAAGACAGTGAAGATCCGAAACATCAAATACACGGTCGTCGGAGTGTATGCCAAGCAGGGTAGTTTTCTTGGAATGCAAAGCTTTGATCGCAACGTGATCATGCCGCTGCCTTCCCTGCGCAAATTTTTTGTCAGTCGTTGGTGGAGTTCTGCGACCATCAAAGTTCAGAAGCGCGAAGAAGCGACCATTGCCGATGCACGGGATGAGATCATTGGCGCCATGCGCCGGGTCAGGGGACTTGAACCTGGCGAGGAAAACGACTTTGAGGTCAATCAGTCCGACGCCATCGAAGAGCAGTTGGGGCCGATCAAGCAGGGGCTTGCGCTGGCGGGATTTTTTGTGACCGGACTTGCACTGTTTGTGGGTGCGATCGGAATCATGAACATCACCTTTGTGAGTGTAAAGGAACGCACCAAGGAAATTGGAACGCGTCGGGCCATCGGTGCACGTCGTCGTTCGATTCTGATGCAATTTCTCACCGAATCGAGCATGATCTGCCTGCTTGGTGGCATCACCGGACTCGGCATTGCTTTTATTCTAAAGTCTGTGGTAGCTCAGTTTGCGCCTGATTTTCCGCTGGTGATGTCAGGAGAACTCATTCTGTTGGCGGTTTTGATTTCAATTGGGACGGGTGTGGTCTCTGGCTTTGCACCCGCTCTGCAAGCGGCTTTTCTGGATCCTGCGGAGGCATTGCGTCATGAGTAG
- a CDS encoding ABC transporter permease produces the protein MSSQPTHSAGIGRLRRNDMLRLAFSSLGANKLRTGLTVMGVAIGVFSVVGVMTALSAIGQSIEGGLSFLGANVFQIQREPAIQFGGGRAEWWRRPRIQPRQAQEFKDLMEQHGIPVTLVAQDGGERVKYKDKLTSPRITLVGTNEHFLNSNKYELNYGRNLNDSDLEFNRPVIVIGQEIEEELFPAEHPIGKSIIVDGGRYEVIGVLKERGDIFGQSMDGLVLIPLPRFVANNWNRWRSMNMSVQAPSAAQLEEYQDIAIGYMRIVRGLEPEDANDFEITSNDALKEAFGNIARIVGTGGLLISAIALLCSGVGIMNIMLVSVTERTREIGVRKSLGARRWDILNQFLIESVVLCQMGAAVGIFIGVLAGNIVASMMNVDVIVPWNWIGIAVIVCSVIGIGFGFYPALRAARLNPVDALRYE, from the coding sequence ATGAGTAGTCAACCCACCCATTCTGCTGGCATTGGACGTCTCCGGCGCAACGATATGTTGCGCTTGGCATTTTCGTCACTGGGTGCAAACAAGTTGCGTACCGGGCTTACTGTAATGGGGGTTGCCATCGGCGTCTTTTCCGTGGTGGGCGTGATGACGGCACTCTCTGCAATTGGCCAGAGCATTGAGGGCGGTCTGAGTTTTCTCGGAGCCAACGTCTTTCAGATCCAGCGTGAACCGGCAATCCAGTTTGGCGGAGGTCGTGCGGAGTGGTGGCGCCGACCTCGCATCCAGCCGCGTCAGGCACAAGAGTTCAAGGACCTCATGGAGCAGCACGGCATTCCCGTGACATTGGTGGCGCAGGATGGTGGTGAGCGCGTCAAGTATAAGGACAAACTCACGTCCCCCCGCATCACACTGGTGGGGACCAACGAACATTTTCTCAACTCCAACAAATACGAGCTGAACTATGGCCGGAATCTCAATGATTCTGACCTCGAATTCAACCGGCCGGTCATCGTCATTGGACAGGAAATCGAAGAGGAACTCTTCCCCGCTGAACATCCGATCGGAAAGTCCATCATTGTGGATGGAGGACGCTATGAAGTGATTGGTGTTTTGAAAGAGCGTGGCGATATCTTTGGCCAGAGCATGGATGGCCTGGTTCTGATCCCGTTGCCTCGCTTTGTGGCGAACAACTGGAATCGATGGCGCAGTATGAACATGTCTGTTCAGGCTCCGAGCGCGGCACAGCTGGAGGAATACCAAGACATCGCAATTGGATACATGCGTATCGTGCGTGGTCTCGAACCCGAGGATGCCAACGATTTTGAGATCACTTCAAATGATGCGCTCAAGGAAGCGTTTGGCAACATTGCGCGCATCGTGGGGACCGGGGGGTTGCTCATCAGTGCGATTGCACTGCTCTGTTCGGGAGTGGGCATCATGAACATCATGCTGGTCAGTGTGACAGAACGCACCCGTGAAATCGGGGTGCGCAAGTCGCTCGGTGCGCGGCGATGGGACATCCTCAATCAGTTTTTGATCGAATCCGTCGTACTTTGCCAAATGGGAGCGGCAGTGGGCATTTTCATTGGCGTGCTAGCGGGCAATATTGTGGCATCAATGATGAATGTGGATGTGATCGTGCCCTGGAACTGGATCGGGATTGCTGTAATCGTCTGCTCGGTCATTGGAATTGGGTTTGGTTTCTATCCCGCTCTGCGTGCTGCGCGGCTCAATCCGGTCGATGCGCTTCGCTACGAATAA
- a CDS encoding TIGR01777 family oxidoreductase, giving the protein MRRHFHIQQTRLDIAPEQAWLLLKDPQTFSRLAPPWLPVRCEPVPKSIEEGSTFTVHISSGVLRGSWQARVTALRRGFLIGFELLSPRARKWVIWTKLLPTDSPHSCILEERIEFTDSALLGKTKSRLEKAIRRVVYHRHRTLKSDLQVLTSPQQVSPQRILIAGGTGLVGRNLIPLLRSRGHKVFLLSTRESERPATLFWDPSSGRIDSTALEGMDTVINLAGSTIATRWTRKTRKRILDSRIQSAHLLVKHLLRLDQPPRQLIQASAVGFYGFHQKLGVTEEGTRGEGFLAEVCEQWEAELKPLQGSAIQTTIARLGVVLTPEAGALAKMLPAFRLGIAGRLGNGKQPFAWISIHDLVRALTFLVEKPELTGIFNLCTPHPPSNAAFTKELARTLGRPAVLPVPGLALRLLMGAMANEALLGGIGAEPVALSDAGFRFEDASLDEALPLLLGRS; this is encoded by the coding sequence ATGCGACGGCATTTTCATATACAGCAGACAAGGCTCGATATCGCTCCGGAACAGGCCTGGCTCCTGCTCAAGGACCCTCAGACGTTTTCCCGCCTCGCTCCACCATGGCTTCCGGTGAGATGCGAACCCGTGCCAAAATCGATTGAGGAAGGATCCACGTTCACGGTGCACATCAGCAGCGGTGTATTGCGAGGAAGCTGGCAGGCAAGGGTCACTGCGCTGCGCCGGGGTTTTCTGATTGGATTTGAACTGCTCTCCCCACGCGCACGAAAATGGGTCATCTGGACCAAACTGCTGCCGACGGATTCCCCGCATTCCTGCATTTTGGAGGAGCGCATCGAATTCACAGACTCCGCGCTTCTGGGGAAAACTAAATCCCGCCTCGAAAAGGCCATTCGCCGGGTCGTCTATCATCGCCACCGCACCCTGAAAAGCGACCTGCAAGTGCTGACCTCACCGCAACAGGTTTCCCCACAACGCATTCTGATCGCTGGCGGCACGGGTTTGGTCGGACGCAACCTGATTCCCCTGCTGCGCTCACGTGGTCACAAGGTGTTTTTGCTGTCCACCCGCGAATCCGAGCGCCCCGCTACCCTGTTCTGGGATCCTTCCAGCGGACGCATCGATTCCACTGCCTTGGAGGGCATGGATACCGTGATCAACCTGGCGGGGTCAACCATTGCCACTCGCTGGACGCGCAAGACGCGCAAACGCATCCTGGACAGTCGTATTCAATCCGCCCACTTGCTCGTAAAGCATTTGCTCCGTCTCGACCAACCACCCAGACAACTGATTCAGGCCTCTGCCGTTGGATTCTACGGATTCCATCAGAAACTCGGAGTAACGGAAGAAGGCACGCGGGGTGAAGGATTTCTCGCAGAGGTCTGCGAACAGTGGGAAGCCGAATTGAAGCCATTGCAAGGCTCCGCCATCCAAACAACAATTGCACGCCTTGGCGTCGTGCTGACCCCAGAGGCTGGTGCACTCGCCAAGATGCTGCCAGCCTTCCGCCTCGGCATTGCGGGGCGACTCGGAAACGGGAAACAACCCTTCGCCTGGATCTCTATTCACGATCTGGTTCGCGCATTGACATTTCTGGTGGAAAAGCCCGAGCTGACGGGCATTTTTAATCTTTGTACACCCCACCCACCCAGCAATGCTGCATTTACGAAGGAATTGGCCCGTACGCTGGGAAGACCCGCCGTTCTACCGGTTCCGGGGCTGGCCTTGCGGCTGCTTATGGGTGCAATGGCAAATGAGGCACTGCTGGGAGGTATCGGTGCGGAACCTGTCGCATTGAGTGACGCAGGTTTTCGCTTTGAAGATGCCAGCCTGGATGAAGCCCTGCCACTCCTGCTGGGGCGTTCCTGA